In one window of Lynx canadensis isolate LIC74 chromosome B3, mLynCan4.pri.v2, whole genome shotgun sequence DNA:
- the TMOD3 gene encoding tropomodulin-3 isoform X2 encodes MILTLRMPFCLQGSGRRTRRQSPPQGHLIENTSFHTWRRRHWSIRTGKTMCPTLEKKKGKIFIPKQKPVQTFTEEKVSLDPELEEALTSASDTELCDLAAILGMHNLITNAQLCNIVGSSNGVDQEHFSNVVKGEKILPVFDEPPNPTNVEETLKRIKENDVRLVEVNLNNIKNIPIPTLKDFAKALETNTHVKYFSLAATRSNDPVAAAFADMLRVNKNLKSLNMESNFITGAGILALIDALRDNETLAELKIDNQRQQLGTAVELEIANMLEENTNILKFGYQFTQQGPRTRAANAITKNNDLVRKRRVEGDHQ; translated from the exons ATGATCTTGACCCTGAG AATGCCCTTCTGCCTGCAGGGTTCCGGCAGAAGAACCAGACGTCAAAGTCCGCCACAGGGCCATTTGATAGAGAACACCTCCTTTCATACCTGGAGAAGGAGGCATTGGAGCATAAGGACAGGGAAGACTATGTGCCCTacactggagaaaaaaaa AGGGAAAATATTTATCCCTAAACAGAAGCCTGTACAGactttcacagaagaaaaagtatCTCTTGACCCAGAATTAGAAGAAGCTTTGACAAGTGCTTCTGATACAGAATTGTGTGACCTTGCAG ctATCCTTGGGATGCACAATTTGATAACGAATGCACAGTTATGTAATATAGTGGGAAGTAGTAATGGTGTCGACCAAGAACATTTCTCAA ATGTGGTGAAAGGTGAAAAGATTCTTCCAGTATTTGATGAGCCACCAAATCCAACCAATGTTGAAGAGACTttaaagagaattaaagaaaatgatgttCGTCTTGTTGAAGTCAATTTGAATAATATAAAG AATATCCCAATTCCAACTCTAAAAGATTTTGCAAAAGCTTTGGAAACCAACACACATGTGAAATATTTCAGTCTTGCAGCCACCCGGAGCAATGACCCTGTTGCTGCT GCTTTTGCAGATATGCTGAGAGTGAACAAAAATTTGAAGAGCTTAAATATGGAGTCCAACTTTATTACAGGAGCTGGGATTCTAGCACTGATTGATGCTTTGAGAGATAATGAAACCCTGGCAGAGCTCAAGATTGACAATCAG aggCAGCAGTTGGGGACAGCTGTGGAATTGGAAATCGCCAACATGCTTGAGGAAAATACAAATATCCTTAAATTTGGTTATCAGTTTACACAGCAGGGACCCCGAACCAGGGCAGCTAATGCTATAACAAAAAACAATGACTTAG
- the TMOD3 gene encoding tropomodulin-3 isoform X1, whose protein sequence is MALPFRKDLEKYKDLDEDELLGNLSEVELKQLETVLDDLDPENALLPAGFRQKNQTSKSATGPFDREHLLSYLEKEALEHKDREDYVPYTGEKKGKIFIPKQKPVQTFTEEKVSLDPELEEALTSASDTELCDLAAILGMHNLITNAQLCNIVGSSNGVDQEHFSNVVKGEKILPVFDEPPNPTNVEETLKRIKENDVRLVEVNLNNIKNIPIPTLKDFAKALETNTHVKYFSLAATRSNDPVAAAFADMLRVNKNLKSLNMESNFITGAGILALIDALRDNETLAELKIDNQRQQLGTAVELEIANMLEENTNILKFGYQFTQQGPRTRAANAITKNNDLVRKRRVEGDHQ, encoded by the exons ATGGCACTACCATTCCGGAAGGACTTAGAAAAGTACAAGGACCTGGATGAAGATGAGCTCCTTGGAAATCTATCAGAAGTAGAACTGAAACAACTGGAAACTGTTCTCGATGATCTTGACCCTGAG AATGCCCTTCTGCCTGCAGGGTTCCGGCAGAAGAACCAGACGTCAAAGTCCGCCACAGGGCCATTTGATAGAGAACACCTCCTTTCATACCTGGAGAAGGAGGCATTGGAGCATAAGGACAGGGAAGACTATGTGCCCTacactggagaaaaaaaag GGAAAATATTTATCCCTAAACAGAAGCCTGTACAGactttcacagaagaaaaagtatCTCTTGACCCAGAATTAGAAGAAGCTTTGACAAGTGCTTCTGATACAGAATTGTGTGACCTTGCAG ctATCCTTGGGATGCACAATTTGATAACGAATGCACAGTTATGTAATATAGTGGGAAGTAGTAATGGTGTCGACCAAGAACATTTCTCAA ATGTGGTGAAAGGTGAAAAGATTCTTCCAGTATTTGATGAGCCACCAAATCCAACCAATGTTGAAGAGACTttaaagagaattaaagaaaatgatgttCGTCTTGTTGAAGTCAATTTGAATAATATAAAG AATATCCCAATTCCAACTCTAAAAGATTTTGCAAAAGCTTTGGAAACCAACACACATGTGAAATATTTCAGTCTTGCAGCCACCCGGAGCAATGACCCTGTTGCTGCT GCTTTTGCAGATATGCTGAGAGTGAACAAAAATTTGAAGAGCTTAAATATGGAGTCCAACTTTATTACAGGAGCTGGGATTCTAGCACTGATTGATGCTTTGAGAGATAATGAAACCCTGGCAGAGCTCAAGATTGACAATCAG aggCAGCAGTTGGGGACAGCTGTGGAATTGGAAATCGCCAACATGCTTGAGGAAAATACAAATATCCTTAAATTTGGTTATCAGTTTACACAGCAGGGACCCCGAACCAGGGCAGCTAATGCTATAACAAAAAACAATGACTTAG